The Oryzias latipes chromosome 8, ASM223467v1 genomic interval tagcagaagagcgcCTAAACAGACGGATGTTGGGAAATGGGGAAAGGGCCTACTCCATGCGAACAGTCTCGTTGATTTTGCCTGGGACCgctttgaaaatcaatcaaaagagggtcagagtgggatttttttaaacacaaagggGGCATCTTGCACTGAAATACTACTagcatatttgtgtgtgtgtgatcaaaaaaaaaggccacaacaaaatatatttttcttgtcttttaacCTTGTGGCAGATGATGTCAATTGAAGAAGTGGAAAGAATCCTGGATGAGACTCAAGAATCAATTGAATATCAGAGGGTAAATGCCTtcatttttgacacttttaaattaaaaaaatttaaatatttttgaccGAATAATATAAATCTGACTGCTAAAATAACCCCTAAGTCTTTCCCTGCAGCAAATAGATGAACTGTTGGCGGGTTCATTGACtcaggaggatgaagatgcGGTTTTAGCAGAGTTGGAAGCTATCACTCACGTGAGTTTTAAATTGCATGATAAGCCTTTCTTTACCAACATGTTGCTCATATGGAGTTGATTTGTGCCACCAACAGGAAGATGTTGCACTTCCAGACATCCCCAATGAACCAATCCCACATGTTTCTAAATCTGCTGAGCTGGAACCAGGCACAGGTTACTTTTTCCTTTACCTCAGCtataacataaaatatttttaagactATTGTATgtctattttgttgtttttgtgtctttttgtttgtgctttttacagagaaaaaagaagcaaagagTAAGCCCAACAGAGAGATGCTGGCCGCCTGACAGCTTCTTTGTTTGCTAAACATTTTTCACCTAATGTGAAATGGAGCAGTACAACTTTGTTTCCTAATTTTGATATACAAAATCGACAGACGTTGGAGGATTTTCGTCAGTTTTACAGTTCTTCAAGTCATTtccaaaagtgtttgttttctctgaTTACAAGACAGTATTAAGCAGGACAAGAAGCTGACTTTTAGATGTTtctaatatttaatttattgtacatATTACATTAATTGTAATAAATGACGCTGTCAAAAatgatctgtttttgtgtcaaatgttttgtcAGACAAGgtgtgctgcaggttttgtcCACAAGATGGCACTATTTACTAAATGTTGTGGTGGTCAGTGTACAGCCCATACCTTCAGTCAATTTCAAATCGATCCCATGGGTAgttactatttttatttacttttaaaaatacgTCGCATCACTAAAGTATGCAgaatatttaggaaaaaaacaaacattgaggTTTAGCTATATTACTTTAAATAATTCTAAAGTCATTTGAAATTTCTTAAAGCAACCCCAGTTATTTGGTTGATATGATTAAATcgttttttaataaagaaatacaaagttACGTAAAGTTTATTTCAGAATTTTCCTCATAACAGCCAAATTATGCACGGTAAAGAAACAGGTTAATATAGATAAAACGCACCTGATCTGTGCAGAATCACCGAGGACAACGCATGAAGTCATCAGCTTATTTATTCATTCTGTGGACCAAAACTGCTGATTAGCCCTTGTGACTCAACAGTATgactaaagtttgttttcttccttttcaaaTGAGGTGTTTAAGTTTGTGTCCTCCCAATGTAGACCAACACTCGCCTTTTTTAGGTTCTGGTCGTGATAGTCCATCGGTATAGAGATGTTGGGGGCGGGCatcacatttttactttagcGAAAAACGATGCATTTGGGTGCTGTAGGAAATGGAATACTGAGCGCACAAATAGTGACTTCACCTGCACACGAGTGGACACGTCTAGAAGATTTTAAAAGCgttcaattaatttttttgtttgaaactttacgaaatattcaaaaccgataaatatttaaatagcttttttaaaACGAGGCGCTTATCATCGAAGTTTCCTCCAACATTTTACCTTGTCCGCttgagaaaatttaaaataccaGATTTTCTTTGGTCCCTGAATGTCACACAGGCTGTCAGCTGGAGGAAGGGAAGGTGCGTTTAGTTAGTAGGTTTCGGGAGCGCAACGCCACTCCTGCGGACGCGTTTTCTCGCGGTTCGCTCATTCTTAGAtccactttgattttttttcttcatttttttttaaattaaatcttttctttttctaaggaTAAACGCTTCAGCGAAATCTAACGTTTATGGTCCTGGCTGAAGATTTCACCATGTCTCGCACCGACGAGGTTCACCGCATGACGGAAAATGTCTATAAGGTAAAGTTTAATTGATAAAGTTTTGACGTGATTTCAAATGTTAGACACAACGTTTAGAGATTTTTCGTTCATTGACAGAGAGCCGCTGAAAACGTCCGACGTAATTAACCCTTTTTTTGATGGAGGAAAGGTACTTTTAATCTCACACATTAAAAGAAGAATCCATTTCTACGCGTTCAGACTTCTTCACTTGAACGCACCATTCCTCAAAGCGTTGTTTTACAGGTGAATTGGGGCGACATACTTACAAAAAACCCCTTTTGCTCCAGTGCCAGCGGATTCTGAGCCAATCAGTCTAGTTCTGTCGTGCAGGCCTGCTGAAGTGGGTCTGCCTCCACCTCTCATTGTAGTTTAGCCTGTTCCCAGGAAACCAGTGGATCTATAAAGCCTactttaatgaagcaaaaacacacCATGCATTCCAAAAGACTGTGTTTGGCACACAGGGTGAGTCTCTGTTGCAACAAGTAAACATGTATCCCCAAACCTGTTCTTCATCAAAACCTGTTACGcatcaattaaaaagaaaggaaaacgaAAGAAATGTTGACCACCACTTTTGTGTTAAAGTGGTGGCTATTGGAGCTGTGGGGGGGGAGAAGAAAAAGATACAATTGTGTTCTCTACATTGTGGCAGGGTCTGATGAATGGCTGTACTTGAATATCTCGCCCATTAATCATCCACTCCTTTTAGCAGTAATTGTTGCACAATTCAATGAAAAAGAACATGTTCCTTGTTGGATTTGCAAAGTTTCAGGCCAGAATGAAATCAGAGCTAAACTTTATTGTGAGGGTTTGTTTGAGTCAGTTTAAATTTTTCTATTCGTGCAGGTGGTCTTACTAAGTTTATTTTTGATCGTTTGTGAGAGTAATATGACATCTGGGGCAATTCCTGCTCCATGACTTGAACATGCAAATAATTTCCGAACAAACGGTTAGTTTGTGGCTTTCCAGGAGGAATTCCAGGTACTTTCTTCTTTTCAAGGGTCTCCCTGTAAATTGGACGCCATGTTTACAGCTATTTTCTCAGAGTTGAACAACAAAAATCCTATAAGTTCTTTCATGGGTGGGTTCTTTATATGCAAGTGCAAAGGCGCTTTGAGCTTCTTGTCTGGAGGGAGATGTCTCCTTCCTGTCACAGACCTGACAGCCAGAAACAGTGATGGGTAGTGGAGTGGGGAAACAGAGTCTCCCCTTCCTCATGGGATGTGACCCAGTGCAAAAGTCAGAGGTCAGAAATTGCTGGTTGAAGCACTTTTTAAGGATACAAGGTACCCTTGAACACTTCAAAATAAGATCAAGTTTTTGTTAGTAGCATTTGTCATGGTATGACTTGGACAAGACAGCAGATATTGTCATTCAGAGTCTCCGAAAGCGATATCTTCTGGtcttaaacacaatttta includes:
- the LOC101168369 gene encoding charged multivesicular body protein 6 isoform X2, whose protein sequence is MDKERLLAKQLLNDGKKEKALVLLKKTRYQDQLLNKAESQISNLEHMVQDIEFMQIEMKVIEGLKVGNDCLKSMQQMMSIEEVERILDETQESIEYQRQIDELLAGSLTQEDEDAVLAELEAITHEDVALPDIPNEPIPHVSKSAELEPGTEKKEAKSKPNREMLAA